A single region of the Streptomyces sp. NBC_01803 genome encodes:
- a CDS encoding DUF3817 domain-containing protein translates to MDLKTASALRRLRLVSAPEAVSFLLLLLCSVLKRTTDFDAVPVMGMVHGLLFIGYVLFWADAWNRTKWAPKTAGWYLLMCLLPLGGFFAERRLRRAQDAAVIAARARREGVVNA, encoded by the coding sequence ATGGACCTCAAGACCGCCTCCGCCCTGCGCAGGCTCCGCCTGGTGTCCGCTCCCGAAGCGGTCTCCTTCCTCCTGCTGCTGCTCTGCTCCGTGCTCAAGCGGACCACCGACTTCGACGCCGTCCCCGTGATGGGCATGGTGCACGGTCTCCTCTTCATCGGCTACGTGCTGTTCTGGGCCGACGCCTGGAACCGGACCAAGTGGGCGCCGAAGACGGCCGGCTGGTATCTGCTGATGTGCCTGCTGCCCCTCGGCGGCTTCTTCGCCGAGCGCCGCCTGCGCCGGGCGCAGGACGCGGCGGTGATCGCGGCGCGCGCCCGCCGCGAGGGCGTCGTCAACGCCTGA
- a CDS encoding MarR family winged helix-turn-helix transcriptional regulator, with protein METEAGTRWLSQDEQRAWRTHLDVTRLLTHQLERDLQPFGLTMNDYEILVNLSESEDHRMRMSDLAAATLQSKSRLSHQITRMERADLVRRENCDSDKRGLFAVLTEHGWTTMREVAPHHVESVRRHFVDLLSAEDLAGLRRSLAPVADHLRIKRGRP; from the coding sequence ATGGAGACGGAAGCGGGCACCCGCTGGCTCAGTCAGGACGAGCAGCGCGCCTGGCGTACGCATCTGGACGTCACCAGGCTGCTCACGCACCAGTTGGAGCGGGACCTCCAGCCATTCGGGCTGACGATGAACGACTACGAGATCCTCGTCAACCTCTCCGAATCCGAGGACCACCGGATGCGGATGAGCGATCTGGCGGCGGCCACCCTCCAGTCCAAGAGCAGACTCTCGCACCAGATCACCCGCATGGAGCGGGCCGACCTGGTGCGGCGGGAGAACTGCGACTCCGACAAGCGGGGGTTGTTCGCCGTCCTGACCGAGCACGGCTGGACCACGATGCGCGAGGTCGCGCCGCACCACGTCGAGTCGGTGCGCCGCCACTTCGTCGACCTGCTGTCGGCCGAGGACCTGGCGGGGCTGCGGCGGTCGCTGGCGCCGGTCGCGGATCACCTGAGGATCAAGCGCGGCCGTCCCTGA
- a CDS encoding acyl-CoA mutase large subunit family protein — MDADPITAGRLRWQARFDAAHTRDADFTTLSGDPVEPVYGPRPGDRYEGFERIGWPGEFPFTRGLYPTGYRGRTWTIRQFAGFGNAEQTNERYRMILGAGGGGLSVAFDMPTLMGRDSDEPRSLGEVGHCGVAVDSAADMDILFRGIPLGEVTTSMTISGPAVPVFCMYLVAAERQGVDTTVLDGTLQTDIFKEYIAQKEWLFAPEPHLRLIGDLMEFCAERVPAYKPLSVSGYHIREAGATAAQELAYTLADGFGYVELGLARGLDVNTFAPGLSFFFDAHLDFFEEIAKFRAARRIWARWLRDVYGATSERAQWLRFHTQTAGVSLTAQQPYNNVVRTAVEALAAVLGGTNSLHTNALDETLALPSERAAEIALRTQQVLMEETGVTNVADPLGGSWYVEQLTDRIEADAEKIFAEIIERGRKAVPTGEHPIGPVTSGLLRGIEDGWFTGEIAESAFRYQRALEKGEKHVVGVNRHTGSVTGDLEILRVGHEVERDQVAALAARREARDGAAVRAALAALLDAARSGRNMIEPMLDAARAEATLGEICGVLRDEWGTYTEPPTF; from the coding sequence ATGGATGCTGACCCCATCACCGCGGGCCGCCTTCGCTGGCAGGCTCGTTTCGACGCGGCCCACACCCGGGACGCCGACTTCACCACGCTCTCCGGAGATCCCGTCGAGCCCGTCTACGGCCCACGCCCGGGTGACCGGTACGAAGGCTTCGAGCGCATCGGCTGGCCCGGCGAATTCCCCTTCACCCGGGGCCTGTACCCCACCGGGTACCGGGGCAGGACCTGGACCATCCGCCAGTTCGCCGGCTTCGGCAACGCCGAGCAGACCAACGAGCGGTACCGGATGATCCTCGGCGCGGGCGGCGGGGGGCTGTCCGTCGCGTTCGACATGCCCACGCTCATGGGCCGGGACTCCGACGAGCCCCGCTCGCTGGGGGAGGTGGGCCACTGCGGTGTCGCCGTCGACTCCGCCGCCGACATGGACATCCTCTTCCGGGGGATTCCGCTCGGCGAGGTCACCACCTCGATGACCATCAGCGGCCCCGCCGTCCCCGTCTTCTGCATGTACCTGGTGGCCGCCGAGCGGCAGGGCGTCGACACCACGGTGCTCGACGGGACGCTCCAGACCGACATCTTCAAGGAGTACATCGCGCAGAAGGAGTGGCTGTTCGCCCCCGAGCCGCATCTGCGCCTCATCGGGGACCTCATGGAGTTCTGCGCCGAGCGCGTCCCCGCCTACAAGCCGCTGTCCGTCTCCGGGTATCACATCAGGGAGGCGGGGGCCACGGCCGCCCAGGAGCTGGCGTACACCCTCGCCGACGGCTTCGGGTATGTCGAGCTCGGCCTCGCGCGCGGCCTGGACGTGAACACGTTCGCCCCCGGCCTGTCCTTCTTCTTCGACGCGCACCTCGACTTCTTCGAGGAGATCGCCAAGTTCCGCGCCGCCCGCCGGATCTGGGCGCGGTGGCTGCGCGACGTCTACGGCGCCACCAGCGAGCGGGCCCAGTGGCTGCGCTTCCACACGCAGACGGCCGGCGTCTCGCTGACCGCGCAGCAGCCGTACAACAACGTGGTCCGCACCGCTGTCGAGGCCCTCGCCGCCGTGCTCGGCGGCACCAACTCGCTGCACACCAACGCCCTGGACGAGACCCTGGCCCTGCCCAGCGAGCGCGCCGCCGAGATCGCGCTGCGCACCCAACAGGTGCTGATGGAGGAGACCGGCGTCACCAACGTCGCGGACCCGCTGGGCGGCTCCTGGTATGTCGAGCAGCTCACCGACCGGATCGAGGCCGACGCCGAGAAGATCTTCGCGGAGATCATCGAGCGCGGCCGGAAGGCCGTGCCGACCGGGGAACACCCCATCGGGCCGGTCACCTCCGGGCTGCTGCGCGGTATCGAGGACGGCTGGTTCACCGGCGAGATCGCGGAGTCGGCCTTCCGGTACCAGCGGGCGCTGGAGAAGGGCGAGAAGCACGTCGTCGGGGTCAACCGGCACACCGGGTCCGTCACCGGGGACCTGGAGATCCTGCGCGTCGGCCACGAGGTGGAGCGCGACCAGGTCGCGGCGTTGGCCGCCCGCCGGGAGGCCAGGGACGGCGCGGCCGTCCGCGCGGCGCTGGCGGCGCTGCTCGACGCCGCCCGCTCCGGACGGAACATGATCGAGCCGATGCTCGACGCGGCCCGCGCCGAGGCCACCCTCGGCGAGATCTGCGGTGTCCTGCGCGACGAATGGGGTACCTACACGGAGCCGCCGACGTTCTAG
- a CDS encoding MarR family winged helix-turn-helix transcriptional regulator, whose translation MPKPLSLPFDPIARADDLWKQRWGSAPSMAAITSIMRAHQILLAEVDAVVKPYGLTFARYEALVLLTFSRAGELPMSKIGERLMVHPTSVTNTVDRLVRSGLVTKRPNPNDGRGTLASITDEGRAVCDAATRDLMAADFGLGVYDADECREIFALLRPLRVAARDFEGDGTGGRSPRMTG comes from the coding sequence GTGCCGAAACCGCTCAGCCTCCCGTTCGACCCGATCGCGCGCGCCGACGACCTGTGGAAGCAGCGCTGGGGATCGGCGCCGTCCATGGCCGCGATCACCTCGATCATGCGGGCGCACCAGATCCTCCTCGCCGAGGTGGACGCGGTGGTGAAGCCGTACGGGCTGACGTTCGCCCGGTACGAGGCCCTGGTCCTGCTCACCTTCAGCAGGGCGGGCGAGCTGCCGATGTCCAAGATCGGCGAGCGGCTGATGGTCCACCCGACGTCCGTCACCAACACCGTGGACCGGCTGGTCCGCTCCGGTCTGGTCACCAAGCGTCCCAACCCGAACGACGGGCGTGGCACGCTGGCCTCGATCACCGACGAGGGCCGCGCGGTGTGCGACGCGGCGACCCGTGACCTGATGGCGGCCGACTTCGGCCTCGGCGTCTACGACGCCGACGAATGCCGGGAGATCTTCGCGCTGCTGCGCCCGCTGCGGGTGGCGGCCCGCGACTTCGAGGGGGACGGGACCGGGGGAAGATCGCCCCGAATGACCGGATAG
- a CDS encoding DUF3817 domain-containing protein, translating to MKRSVLTRYRVMAYVTAVMLLVLCTCMIFKYGLDTGEDVTLVVSQVHGLFYIVYLVCAFDLGQKARWPFGKLLWVLVAGTIPFAAFVVERRIAAETLPLVEAEDEAEPVGA from the coding sequence ATGAAGCGGAGTGTGCTCACGCGGTACCGCGTCATGGCCTATGTCACCGCCGTGATGCTGCTGGTCCTTTGCACCTGCATGATCTTCAAGTACGGCCTCGACACGGGCGAGGACGTCACGCTCGTGGTCTCCCAGGTCCACGGGCTGTTCTACATCGTCTACCTCGTCTGCGCGTTCGACCTGGGCCAGAAGGCCCGCTGGCCGTTCGGGAAGCTGCTGTGGGTGCTGGTCGCGGGAACGATCCCGTTCGCGGCGTTCGTCGTGGAGCGGAGAATCGCCGCCGAGACCCTGCCGCTGGTCGAGGCGGAGGACGAGGCCGAGCCCGTCGGGGCGTAA